One segment of Ancylothrix sp. D3o DNA contains the following:
- a CDS encoding glycosyltransferase family 39 protein, which produces MKLRLNHAIHNIFIKLQKQPALAWIISILWLLILGGIAYLWNLGNIGLVDETEPLFAEAARQMTITGDWITPYFNGETRFDKPPLIYWCMAICYKIFGVSEWSVRLPSALSAIAITALAFYVLLNYGYSNFAPVKSENSPQDIPENQPNFSSQKWISALIGSALIALNPEMIGWGRIGVSDMLLSGCMCSALLAFFLGYAETEKNHFLQDNKEENKTKKSVISRWYWAFYILSGLAVLAKGPVGIVLPVLIISSFLLYLGNFRQVLREMAIIPGTLLFLAIAVPWYILVTIANGEAYINSFFGYHNIERFTNVVNYHSAPWYFYFLVVLLGFAPWSVYLPLAITKLNFWKRTIWHRQPRSHQLRLFALFWFATIFIFFTIAVTKLPSYILPLMPAAGILVGLQFSSFFEPENRHFHQKENTSKIPPYQPTRFFTITNWISVLFSALLATSLFISPLWLKLIDDPSMPNLEQTVLNSGLLYKGGGILTTLVLAKVILLLVKKARWLWTVNLIGFAVFLIVAVLPALSLVDQMRQLPLREIAQTVIVARQTNEPIAMLGLPKPTLVFYTEKKIHYLHESPLVRKQLKTLAETQPKPPSILIIGTPAKFEEAELEANQYQIIDKAGAYQVARMSQQVIARLVKN; this is translated from the coding sequence ATGAAGCTGAGACTAAATCACGCCATCCACAACATTTTCATAAAACTCCAAAAACAACCGGCACTCGCTTGGATAATATCAATCTTGTGGTTGCTGATCCTTGGCGGTATAGCATATTTGTGGAATTTAGGAAACATCGGCTTAGTCGATGAAACCGAACCTTTATTTGCCGAAGCAGCCCGCCAGATGACTATCACCGGCGACTGGATCACCCCTTATTTCAACGGCGAAACTCGATTCGACAAACCGCCCTTAATTTATTGGTGTATGGCAATTTGCTATAAAATCTTTGGTGTCAGCGAGTGGAGTGTGCGCCTACCATCTGCCTTATCAGCCATCGCCATAACCGCCTTAGCATTTTATGTATTGCTCAACTATGGGTACTCAAACTTTGCCCCTGTAAAAAGCGAAAATTCCCCACAAGATATCCCAGAAAATCAGCCAAACTTTTCCAGCCAAAAATGGATTTCAGCCTTGATTGGCTCAGCCCTAATTGCCTTAAATCCAGAAATGATAGGATGGGGAAGAATAGGAGTTTCTGATATGCTGTTGAGCGGCTGTATGTGCTCAGCACTGCTCGCCTTTTTTCTTGGCTATGCAGAAACCGAAAAAAACCATTTTCTCCAAGACAATAAAGAAGAAAACAAAACAAAAAAATCAGTTATATCTCGTTGGTATTGGGCATTTTATATATTATCAGGATTAGCCGTTTTAGCTAAAGGGCCGGTGGGGATTGTTTTACCCGTCTTAATTATTAGCAGCTTTTTATTATATCTAGGAAACTTCCGCCAAGTCTTGCGAGAAATGGCAATTATCCCAGGAACTTTATTATTTTTAGCCATAGCAGTTCCCTGGTATATTTTAGTAACTATTGCCAACGGAGAAGCCTATATAAACTCATTTTTTGGCTATCACAACATCGAGCGATTTACCAACGTTGTCAACTATCACTCAGCGCCTTGGTATTTTTATTTTCTTGTAGTGTTGCTGGGGTTTGCCCCTTGGTCAGTTTATTTACCCCTTGCCATAACCAAATTAAACTTTTGGAAACGCACAATTTGGCACCGGCAACCTCGCAGTCATCAATTAAGGTTATTTGCCTTATTTTGGTTTGCCACTATTTTTATTTTCTTCACCATCGCCGTCACCAAATTGCCGAGTTACATCTTGCCCTTAATGCCGGCAGCCGGAATTTTAGTCGGACTACAGTTTAGTTCCTTTTTTGAGCCAGAAAATCGCCATTTCCACCAAAAAGAAAACACCTCAAAAATTCCCCCCTATCAACCTACTCGATTTTTCACTATAACTAACTGGATAAGCGTTTTATTTTCCGCACTTTTAGCCACCAGTCTTTTTATCAGTCCCCTGTGGTTAAAGTTGATAGATGACCCATCCATGCCAAACTTAGAACAAACAGTTTTAAACTCCGGCTTATTGTACAAAGGAGGAGGAATATTAACAACACTTGTCTTAGCTAAAGTAATATTATTGCTCGTCAAAAAAGCCCGCTGGTTGTGGACTGTTAATTTAATAGGATTTGCCGTTTTCCTAATTGTAGCAGTCTTACCGGCCCTTTCTTTAGTTGATCAAATGCGACAATTACCGCTGCGAGAAATTGCCCAAACCGTGATTGTAGCCAGGCAAACAAATGAACCCATCGCCATGCTGGGATTGCCAAAACCAACCTTAGTTTTTTATACCGAAAAAAAGATACATTACTTACATGAAAGCCCCCTCGTGCGTAAACAACTCAAAACACTTGCCGAAACCCAACCCAAACCGCCATCAATTTTAATTATCGGCACCCCAGCCAAATTTGAAGAAGCCGAACTAGAAGCAAATCAATATCAAATCATTGATAAAGCCGGTGCTTATCAAGTTGCTAGAATGTCGCAGCAAGTAATTGCTAGGCTAGTTAAAAATTGA
- the crn3 gene encoding CRISPR-associated ring nuclease Crn3/Csx3 — translation MPAIELKLITHQSEEGLAYQHLRIRLRATDGIITPKDLQQLQLPKGIDSTKGIVVEGKGPIWLYAYLTHECHTTAWVGCYDPRLGGAVVVESHSGEVSVGEVWKLQLP, via the coding sequence ATGCCAGCCATTGAACTAAAATTAATTACCCACCAAAGCGAGGAAGGACTAGCTTACCAGCATTTGAGAATTCGCCTCAGGGCTACTGATGGCATTATAACTCCAAAAGACCTCCAACAACTGCAACTTCCCAAAGGCATTGATTCCACCAAAGGCATTGTCGTTGAAGGAAAAGGGCCCATTTGGCTTTATGCCTATCTCACCCATGAATGTCATACAACCGCCTGGGTAGGATGTTATGATCCGCGTTTGGGAGGAGCAGTGGTGGTAGAAAGCCACAGTGGTGAAGTCTCTGTCGGCGAAGTTTGGAAATTACAATTACCTTAA
- a CDS encoding DUF565 domain-containing protein codes for MQNTRFSTLLDTTSRQIGRWLSNPWRRLSLLIISLLFGYFFASAISTVAGQQANLDISVAAFLLVFTEATSRFVYGAGRRVSQSLFFQMLNTLKIGMTYSLFVEAFKLGS; via the coding sequence ATGCAAAATACTCGGTTTTCTACTTTATTAGATACGACAAGTCGCCAAATTGGGCGTTGGCTAAGTAATCCTTGGCGTCGCCTTTCTTTGTTGATTATTAGTTTACTTTTTGGCTATTTTTTCGCTAGTGCTATTTCTACGGTAGCCGGCCAACAAGCAAATTTAGATATCAGTGTGGCTGCTTTTTTATTGGTGTTTACGGAAGCAACTAGTCGCTTTGTTTATGGAGCGGGCCGGCGTGTGAGTCAATCTTTGTTTTTTCAAATGTTGAATACTCTTAAAATTGGCATGACTTACAGTTTATTTGTGGAAGCTTTTAAGCTTGGCTCTTAG
- a CDS encoding glycerate kinase — MEVSKNMSEKAILLARAGGEIPTGEQWQHLESLALADSQESQAFGINFNNVTEALRKRGELLEKVLPKLCQINKGATDGSFLESLWNLWLPLALLLAEHRQVLNRPLIQGILGSQGTGKTTLAAILKLILAELGYTTLSFSLDDLYKTYRERQVLQQQDPRLIWRGPPGTHDVELGISILDKLRNLKNEQVAIPRFDKSAFGGAGDRTQPEVVDNIDIVLFEGWFVGARPIDFRVFDNPIDPILTEADRQFARDMNEKLKDYLPLWERLDKLMVLYPIDYRFSMSWRKQAEQEMRATGKSGMSDSEIEEFVKYFWKALHPELFINSLVKNSDLVDLVIEIKADHQVGKVYQPKR; from the coding sequence ATGGAAGTCTCCAAAAATATGTCGGAAAAGGCAATATTGCTGGCGCGGGCCGGTGGAGAAATCCCTACGGGGGAGCAATGGCAGCACTTGGAAAGTTTGGCTTTGGCAGATAGCCAGGAGTCTCAAGCTTTTGGCATTAACTTTAACAATGTAACAGAAGCTTTGAGAAAAAGAGGGGAATTATTAGAAAAAGTTTTGCCAAAACTTTGCCAAATTAATAAGGGTGCTACCGACGGAAGTTTTTTAGAAAGTTTATGGAATCTCTGGCTACCTTTAGCGCTACTTTTGGCGGAACACCGGCAAGTTTTAAACCGGCCTTTGATTCAAGGCATTTTAGGTTCTCAAGGCACCGGCAAAACTACCCTAGCTGCAATTTTAAAGTTAATTTTAGCAGAATTGGGCTACACAACCCTGAGTTTTTCTCTGGATGATTTATATAAAACATATCGTGAAAGACAAGTTTTACAACAACAAGACCCGCGTTTAATTTGGCGGGGGCCACCGGGTACCCATGATGTAGAATTAGGTATCTCTATTTTGGATAAGTTGCGAAATTTAAAAAATGAGCAGGTAGCAATTCCGCGTTTTGATAAATCGGCTTTTGGTGGGGCCGGTGATCGCACTCAGCCGGAGGTTGTTGATAACATCGATATTGTGCTTTTTGAGGGCTGGTTTGTGGGGGCGCGTCCTATCGATTTTAGGGTTTTTGACAATCCAATTGACCCCATTTTAACGGAAGCTGACCGGCAATTTGCCCGCGATATGAATGAGAAATTAAAAGACTATTTACCGTTGTGGGAAAGATTGGATAAATTGATGGTTTTATATCCAATTGATTATCGTTTTTCGATGTCGTGGCGCAAACAAGCAGAACAAGAAATGCGAGCCACCGGCAAATCGGGAATGAGTGATTCAGAAATAGAGGAATTTGTCAAGTATTTTTGGAAAGCATTGCATCCAGAATTATTTATTAACTCTTTGGTAAAAAATAGCGATTTGGTAGATTTGGTGATAGAAATAAAAGCTGATCATCAGGTAGGAAAAGTTTATCAACCAAAGAGATAA
- a CDS encoding RDD family protein: MNELETEPFYKRRPKVPIWRRGCALFVDVLPVWLLSLLLGRNLIIILLIWIGLRVLLVSYNQGQSLGRWAFDMKVIDDRRGRSPGFVELAKREGLTGLGVSLAIIGVTSLSPIAAQYMLLVLPLVVDCGVAYFDELRQQAFHDRLAGTVVVPTRRGYSLDLKIKRWVAQLRRFVKQ, from the coding sequence ATGAACGAACTCGAAACAGAACCTTTTTATAAACGCCGGCCAAAAGTTCCCATCTGGCGGCGGGGTTGTGCTTTATTTGTGGATGTGCTGCCGGTGTGGCTGCTGAGTTTGCTTTTGGGAAGAAATTTAATAATAATTTTGTTGATTTGGATAGGCTTGCGGGTGCTGTTGGTATCTTATAATCAAGGGCAAAGTTTAGGCCGGTGGGCGTTTGATATGAAAGTCATCGACGACCGCCGGGGCCGGTCGCCCGGATTTGTGGAATTAGCAAAACGGGAAGGTCTGACGGGTTTGGGAGTGAGTTTAGCGATTATTGGCGTTACAAGTTTATCCCCGATTGCCGCTCAGTATATGCTGTTGGTGCTTCCCTTGGTGGTTGATTGTGGCGTTGCGTATTTTGACGAACTCAGACAACAAGCCTTTCACGACCGGCTGGCCGGTACAGTAGTAGTGCCAACTCGTCGCGGATACTCGCTGGATCTAAAAATTAAAAGATGGGTTGCTCAGTTGCGACGTTTTGTGAAACAATAG
- the rpmG gene encoding 50S ribosomal protein L33, with protein sequence MAKGVRIIVTLECTECRSNLAKRSPGVSRYTTTKNRRTTTARLELKKFCPNCNRHTVHKEIK encoded by the coding sequence ATGGCTAAGGGTGTTCGTATTATTGTGACCTTGGAATGTACCGAGTGTCGCTCTAACCTCGCAAAGCGCTCCCCTGGTGTATCTCGCTACACCACGACGAAAAACCGCCGTACCACTACGGCGCGGCTTGAGTTGAAAAAGTTCTGTCCGAACTGCAACCGGCACACTGTCCACAAAGAAATCAAGTAG
- the rpsR gene encoding 30S ribosomal protein S18: protein MAYFRRRVSPIKPDDPIDYKDVDLLRKFITERGKILPRRITGLTAKQQRDMTLAIKRARILALLPFVNQEG from the coding sequence ATGGCTTATTTCCGTCGCCGAGTATCACCAATTAAACCAGACGATCCGATTGATTATAAAGATGTGGATCTGCTGCGGAAGTTCATCACCGAGCGTGGTAAAATTTTGCCGCGTCGCATTACAGGTCTGACCGCGAAACAACAGCGCGATATGACACTGGCGATCAAACGGGCTAGAATTTTGGCGCTGTTACCCTTCGTCAACCAAGAAGGCTAA
- a CDS encoding ribonuclease catalytic domain-containing protein, protein MDKGTLVEFRLHGDRRLAVADRPDGKKNWVVIDEQGQPHSLPPRQISYEVVGATYKQSEIGVFRKEVEPYLDPTSLEVAWEFLVTEGGSVDPKEMAQLLFSDSTPAQCYAAYSLLCEDKLYFKQKGERYEPRSMSLVAELKHQQDVERARQNEWQDFLLRVQQQLAGGPVEWQNTDRVRIEALERFATLGEEANNRTPALETLAALKRPETPQGAFQLLVDLKVWSVHENLFLRRSQTPTHFSTKVLEVAQSCLNFPPADPDVNRLDVTHLKVYTIDDESTKEIDDGLSVEYLPDGRERLWVHIADPTRLIIPGDDLDMEARRRSTTIYLPNGMIPMFPAELATGPMSLRQGHICGALSFAVILDEDGGVLEYSIHPTNIKPTYRLTYDDVDEMIQLGVQAEPEIEALNKWAKKRVSWRLSQGAISISMPEAVIKVDAEENITIHLLEDTDSRQLVAEMMILAGEVAARYGQSHNLPLPYRHQQQPELPPDQELMLLPAGPVRACAVRRCMPKSEVSLTPARHASLGLNTYVQVTSPIRRYTDLIAHFQIKTHLRGEGLAYTADQMLELMMSVSASAKEASLVERQSNRYWALEYLRRHSNEVWEALMLRWLREDENLGLILLEELGLELAWRFPRPMSPGERLEVKVAYSDPRRDEIHFQEMTPASLQSAG, encoded by the coding sequence GTGGATAAGGGAACCTTAGTAGAATTTCGGTTACATGGAGACCGTAGGCTGGCAGTGGCAGATCGCCCAGATGGCAAAAAAAACTGGGTTGTCATAGACGAGCAGGGCCAACCGCACAGCCTTCCCCCCCGGCAAATTAGTTATGAAGTGGTAGGAGCAACTTATAAACAGTCGGAAATAGGCGTATTTCGCAAAGAAGTAGAGCCGTATTTAGATCCGACGAGTTTAGAGGTGGCGTGGGAATTTTTGGTGACTGAAGGCGGCTCGGTAGACCCCAAAGAAATGGCGCAGTTGTTGTTTTCTGACAGCACACCGGCCCAATGTTATGCGGCTTACAGTTTGCTGTGTGAAGATAAACTGTATTTTAAGCAAAAAGGCGAGCGGTACGAACCGCGCTCGATGAGTTTGGTGGCGGAACTTAAACACCAGCAAGATGTGGAGCGGGCTCGTCAAAACGAATGGCAAGACTTTTTACTTCGCGTCCAGCAACAGTTGGCCGGTGGGCCGGTGGAGTGGCAAAATACTGACCGGGTTCGCATTGAAGCCTTAGAACGGTTTGCGACCTTGGGAGAAGAAGCGAACAACCGCACACCGGCGCTGGAAACCTTGGCTGCCTTGAAACGCCCCGAAACTCCGCAAGGGGCTTTTCAGCTTTTGGTAGATTTAAAGGTGTGGAGTGTGCACGAAAATCTGTTTCTGCGCCGCAGTCAAACTCCAACTCATTTTTCTACGAAGGTGCTGGAAGTGGCTCAAAGCTGTTTAAATTTTCCCCCTGCTGATCCCGATGTCAACCGGCTCGATGTCACTCATCTTAAGGTGTACACCATCGATGATGAGAGTACGAAAGAAATTGATGATGGCTTGAGTGTGGAATATTTGCCAGATGGCCGGGAGCGGCTTTGGGTTCATATTGCTGATCCTACTCGGTTGATTATACCCGGTGATGATTTGGATATGGAAGCTCGCCGGCGCAGTACAACGATTTATTTGCCAAATGGCATGATTCCCATGTTCCCGGCGGAACTGGCCACCGGCCCGATGAGTTTAAGGCAGGGTCACATTTGTGGGGCGCTGAGTTTTGCGGTTATCCTCGATGAAGATGGGGGAGTGCTAGAGTATAGTATTCATCCTACGAATATAAAGCCTACCTATCGTCTCACCTATGATGATGTTGATGAGATGATTCAGTTGGGGGTACAGGCAGAGCCAGAAATTGAAGCGCTGAATAAGTGGGCAAAAAAACGAGTTTCCTGGCGGTTGTCGCAAGGTGCTATTAGCATTTCGATGCCGGAAGCGGTGATTAAGGTTGATGCGGAAGAGAATATAACTATTCACTTGCTGGAAGATACGGACTCTCGGCAACTTGTGGCGGAAATGATGATTTTGGCGGGGGAAGTGGCGGCCAGATATGGTCAATCTCACAATTTACCTTTGCCTTACCGGCATCAACAACAGCCGGAATTGCCGCCGGATCAGGAGTTGATGCTGTTGCCGGCGGGGCCGGTGCGGGCTTGTGCGGTGCGCCGGTGTATGCCAAAAAGTGAGGTGAGTTTGACACCGGCCCGTCATGCGAGTTTAGGTTTGAATACTTATGTGCAGGTAACATCTCCTATACGTCGCTATACAGATTTAATTGCTCACTTCCAAATTAAGACGCATTTGCGCGGAGAGGGGCTGGCTTATACGGCGGATCAAATGTTAGAGCTAATGATGAGTGTGAGTGCTTCGGCAAAAGAGGCTTCTTTGGTGGAGCGTCAAAGTAACCGTTATTGGGCTTTGGAATATTTGCGCCGGCATTCTAATGAGGTTTGGGAAGCTTTGATGTTGCGCTGGTTGCGGGAAGATGAGAATCTGGGGTTAATTTTGCTGGAGGAGTTGGGGTTGGAGTTGGCTTGGCGTTTTCCGCGTCCTATGTCGCCTGGGGAACGTTTGGAGGTGAAGGTGGCTTATTCTGATCCGCGTCGGGATGAGATTCATTTTCAGGAGATGACTCCGGCTTCGCTTCAGTCTGCTGGGTAG
- a CDS encoding DUF2157 domain-containing protein, which yields MSSPQERLLRLNLRVNTEQPEVLEGLDVLLKLGLISDSEVRQVCGQNLTCPLPVPVLQPIENSPEKLDVENVPVQTLIQEELTPATVTPKPPRKPIFQPLEALKAELSVRWLLFLGVFMVVMSSGLLAASQWEKFPAAGQYGILLVYTLLFFGVSLWANRQSNLNLTAQTLQIVTLLLVPVNFWAIDRFGLWSNFLEWLTVVVATITLTGVTTVLLKLHRPFSRLNLLNSLGLSFLHFGWKFSGLPVPLLACYTGTILTTLIILKKEYFSVSSPENTQSAWRRFLPYSMAGYALAILLFRAIFAVGVPVPQLGLAIGICGSLFVWLSQRETYQESSPISPWSGAGVALLLLGWVVSVWTQSWQALIISGLGIYFLGVRLLRRWQKIDLAAIYLIGLQAIFLIGKIIPAGVRKSAITTGVQLTAAQNTPGSLLSVTWLPYLVFMLWVNGWIYTKGKRELAFFGDKLALGFGIFLTILGSPNPSIRALNLLASTVILGFLTVRRKPVRGFLVYLTNLAGVLTVVSWINWFLPNLSLVVWAAICLSLMGLEWLFLVLGLRLKLDGEEIATNADQNSAWYLGCGLAGLSYLLLLKNLSIFLSQAPAAPLQWGFLWLLTPMLLTAVASRSSGEKRTVAGWLSVGALILAELLLFMLPGGRLLGAGIAVLLMFVNTHYLRRVNSAIITVGFAVFLLYGGLWQGLPVFPPLSRMGWLIVNAGTVIALWILCDWLSSIAFNKAENAPNKPLFVIYSKATNFWAIGLCLAELFILTVRSFGMYLGDLQPSLLAIIATAIITLTLFYQTWKNPTNWLIYGFGWALELLAVECLGFFGRSVVPLVVVNIALGLIFQLVGDWWHRRNNGQNLPTSLHIMPLLYGVMAGLLRWGIFTNWTGFSSLGLVLIAFGVGRRSPQLKFLVYLGLIGVTTSAYEILSYQIVSRPTGDKLIASAAMATSIMYAYRLLIFWLKDYLRLTENELKLTAHIHWFLGSYFLTSAVISPIQSGDLLGLGTGLILSRYAIMQGRHNPDKNAAEWWVYSGILEAAGLAIFLGYKFKIAALVLPWAAVIVSAIAYFVYALPWENWGWPKTPWLRSAIVIPTITAFLTYPVIQPISLLGAAAFYLFLAWLNKQIRITYLALFFLDWALFQWFWNIKLTDLLAQVSPPALCLLYIAAFDPFLKAAEQKQIRHLLRLLGAGVICFVALATSGWLVAGVVSLVAIFAGLALRIRAFLYVGTAVFLLNAFNQLVLLSLEYSFVKWIIGLLVGVIFIWIAATFETRREQILNLVQNWLQEWQEWQ from the coding sequence ATGTCTTCGCCACAAGAACGTTTACTGCGTTTAAATTTGAGGGTTAACACCGAACAGCCTGAAGTTTTGGAAGGGCTGGATGTGTTGCTGAAGTTGGGTTTAATTTCTGATAGTGAAGTTAGGCAAGTTTGTGGTCAAAATTTGACTTGCCCTTTGCCGGTGCCGGTTTTGCAACCAATAGAAAATAGTCCTGAAAAGTTGGATGTAGAAAATGTGCCGGTGCAAACATTAATTCAAGAAGAATTAACGCCGGCAACAGTTACTCCAAAGCCTCCCCGTAAACCAATTTTTCAACCTTTAGAAGCACTAAAAGCAGAGTTAAGTGTGCGGTGGTTGCTGTTTTTGGGTGTGTTTATGGTGGTGATGTCTTCGGGTTTACTCGCTGCGAGTCAGTGGGAGAAATTTCCGGCGGCAGGACAATATGGAATTTTGTTAGTTTATACTTTACTTTTTTTTGGCGTGAGTTTGTGGGCAAACCGACAATCAAATTTGAATTTAACTGCTCAAACTCTGCAAATTGTGACTTTATTGTTGGTGCCGGTGAATTTTTGGGCGATAGATCGTTTTGGTTTGTGGAGTAATTTTTTAGAATGGTTGACGGTGGTGGTAGCAACCATTACGTTAACCGGTGTGACGACGGTTTTGTTGAAGCTACACCGGCCTTTTTCTCGCTTAAATTTGCTTAATAGTTTGGGGTTAAGTTTCTTGCATTTTGGCTGGAAGTTTTCCGGCTTGCCGGTTCCTTTGCTTGCTTGTTACACCGGCACGATTTTAACAACGTTGATTATTTTAAAAAAGGAATATTTTTCAGTAAGTTCTCCTGAAAACACTCAGTCTGCTTGGCGGCGATTTTTGCCTTATAGTATGGCCGGTTATGCGTTGGCAATTTTGCTGTTTCGGGCAATTTTCGCGGTGGGTGTGCCGGTGCCGCAATTAGGTTTAGCTATTGGCATTTGTGGGTCGTTATTTGTTTGGCTTTCCCAACGAGAAACTTATCAAGAATCATCACCAATTTCGCCTTGGAGTGGTGCCGGTGTTGCGTTATTGTTGTTGGGTTGGGTAGTTTCGGTTTGGACACAAAGTTGGCAAGCTTTAATTATTAGCGGGTTGGGAATTTATTTTTTGGGGGTTCGCTTACTGCGACGCTGGCAAAAAATTGATTTAGCGGCTATTTATTTAATTGGGTTGCAGGCGATTTTTTTAATAGGCAAAATTATTCCGGCTGGAGTGAGAAAAAGTGCAATTACCACAGGAGTTCAACTCACAGCGGCTCAAAATACCCCCGGAAGTTTGCTGAGTGTGACTTGGTTACCTTATCTAGTTTTTATGCTGTGGGTGAATGGTTGGATTTACACTAAAGGAAAACGAGAACTAGCATTTTTTGGGGATAAATTAGCTTTGGGTTTTGGGATATTTTTAACGATTTTAGGTTCCCCAAATCCAAGTATTAGGGCGTTAAATTTGTTGGCTTCGACGGTGATTTTAGGATTTTTGACAGTGCGGCGAAAGCCGGTGAGGGGGTTTTTGGTTTATCTGACAAATTTGGCCGGTGTTTTAACGGTTGTAAGTTGGATAAATTGGTTTTTGCCTAATTTAAGTTTGGTGGTTTGGGCAGCAATTTGTTTAAGTTTGATGGGCTTGGAATGGTTGTTTTTAGTTTTAGGGTTGAGGCTGAAATTAGATGGTGAAGAAATTGCTACGAATGCTGACCAAAATAGTGCTTGGTATTTAGGCTGTGGGTTGGCTGGTTTGAGTTATTTGCTGTTATTAAAAAATCTCAGCATTTTTTTAAGTCAAGCACCGGCAGCGCCTTTACAATGGGGTTTTCTGTGGTTACTTACTCCGATGTTATTAACAGCGGTGGCGAGTCGTAGCAGTGGGGAAAAACGGACGGTTGCCGGTTGGTTGAGTGTGGGGGCTTTGATACTGGCAGAATTACTGCTTTTTATGTTGCCAGGGGGCCGGTTATTGGGGGCGGGAATAGCGGTTCTTTTGATGTTTGTTAATACGCATTATTTAAGACGGGTAAATTCGGCAATAATTACAGTCGGTTTTGCAGTATTTTTATTGTATGGTGGGCTATGGCAAGGGCTGCCGGTGTTTCCACCTTTATCAAGAATGGGCTGGCTAATTGTTAATGCCGGCACTGTTATTGCTTTATGGATTTTGTGCGACTGGCTGAGTTCAATTGCTTTTAATAAAGCGGAAAATGCGCCCAATAAACCGCTTTTTGTTATTTACTCAAAAGCAACAAATTTTTGGGCTATAGGGCTTTGTTTAGCTGAATTATTTATTTTAACAGTTCGTTCTTTTGGGATGTATTTAGGAGATTTACAGCCTTCTCTTTTGGCAATTATTGCCACTGCTATCATAACCTTGACTTTGTTTTATCAGACTTGGAAAAATCCGACAAATTGGCTAATTTATGGCTTTGGTTGGGCGTTGGAATTGTTAGCAGTAGAATGTTTGGGATTTTTTGGCCGGTCAGTTGTTCCTTTAGTGGTGGTAAATATTGCTTTAGGGCTGATTTTTCAGTTAGTAGGTGATTGGTGGCACCGGCGCAACAACGGGCAAAATTTACCCACCAGTTTACACATTATGCCGTTGCTTTATGGTGTAATGGCGGGGTTATTACGTTGGGGAATATTTACGAATTGGACGGGGTTTTCTTCCTTGGGGTTGGTGTTAATTGCTTTTGGAGTAGGCCGGCGTTCTCCTCAACTAAAATTTTTAGTTTATTTGGGATTAATTGGAGTAACAACTTCGGCTTACGAAATTTTAAGCTATCAAATTGTAAGCCGGCCAACCGGCGATAAATTAATTGCCAGCGCCGCGATGGCAACCAGTATTATGTATGCCTATCGTCTGTTGATTTTTTGGTTGAAAGATTATTTGCGCCTCACAGAAAATGAACTCAAACTCACCGCCCATATTCACTGGTTTTTGGGTAGCTATTTTTTAACTTCTGCCGTTATTTCGCCCATTCAATCTGGCGATCTGTTAGGGTTAGGCACCGGCCTTATTTTAAGCCGCTACGCCATTATGCAGGGAAGACATAACCCCGATAAAAATGCTGCCGAATGGTGGGTTTATAGCGGCATTTTGGAAGCTGCGGGACTAGCAATTTTTCTGGGTTATAAATTTAAAATTGCTGCTTTAGTGTTACCTTGGGCGGCGGTGATAGTTTCAGCAATTGCCTATTTTGTCTATGCTTTACCCTGGGAAAATTGGGGCTGGCCAAAAACTCCTTGGTTACGTTCAGCGATTGTAATTCCGACAATTACAGCATTTTTGACTTATCCCGTTATTCAGCCGATAAGCTTATTAGGCGCGGCAGCTTTTTATCTCTTTTTGGCATGGCTAAATAAACAAATTCGCATCACTTATTTAGCCTTATTTTTCCTTGATTGGGCATTGTTTCAGTGGTTTTGGAATATCAAGCTAACTGATTTATTAGCTCAAGTTTCACCACCAGCCCTTTGCTTGCTTTATATTGCCGCTTTTGACCCGTTTTTAAAAGCAGCCGAACAAAAGCAAATTCGCCATTTGTTGCGTTTGTTGGGCGCCGGGGTGATTTGCTTCGTAGCTTTAGCAACTTCTGGCTGGTTGGTGGCCGGTGTGGTTAGTTTGGTGGCAATTTTTGCCGGTTTAGCCTTAAGAATTCGGGCCTTTTTGTATGTAGGAACGGCGGTATTTTTGCTCAATGCCTTTAATCAACTTGTGCTACTCAGTTTAGAATATTCTTTTGTAAAATGGATTATAGGCTTACTTGTGGGAGTGATTTTTATTTGGATAGCCGCAACTTTTGAGACACGCCGTGAGCAAATTCTTAATTTAGTACAAAATTGGCTGCAAGAATGGCAAGAATGGCAGTAA